Below is a genomic region from Pseudomonas svalbardensis.
ACATCTTGAACAGACGGGGCTGGGCAAGCTGGACATCAGCGGTCTGTTCAAGGGCGGCAGCGTGATCACGCCCTTCGTGGACGGGATCAAGGCGTCCGCTGCGTTCAAGGGCCAATTGACCGAGGTGAATGAGGCCGCCAAAGGTGTCGATGTGCCGAGCGTGCCGACTAGCGCCACGCAAACCCTGAATGTGTTCAGTCGGTCGATGGAGCAGGTATCGGCTGCCGCAAACACCGCGTTACAACCTGCCGTCGCGACCGTCACGGCAGGACTTCAGCCGCTGCTCATTGGCTTTGGCAGTCTGCTCGATGACAACCCGAAGCTGGTCGAGGGACTTGCGGCCGGTGCCATTGCGTTTTCGGCGATGCAAACGGCCGTGACCGGCGCGACCCAAGTGTTCGATCTGATGAACATGGTGCTCAAGACCCATCCCTTCGTGTTGATTGCCACGGGCATCGCCCTGGCAGCCGGTTTGATTGTGGCCAACTGGAAGCCCATATCGACGTTCTTCGCCGGGCTCTGGCAAAAGATTTCTCCGGTCGTGATGCCCATGGTCGAGTTCTTCAAGACGATGTTTGCGTTCACGCCGGTGGGACAAATCATCAGCCATTGGGCACCGATCACCGCCGTGTTCGCGGCGATCTGGGACGTCATCAAAGCAGCGGCCACGCCGGTAATCGGTTTTTTTCAGACGCTTTTTTCCTGGTCGCCACTGGGTTTGATCATCAGCAACTGGACTCCGTTGACGGGCCTGTTCTCGGCCATCTGGGACTTGCTCAGAGCGCTGTCGGTGCCGGTCATGGACTTTCTGCATGGCCTGTTCGACTGGTCGCCGCGGGAGATGATCATCGCCGGCTGGGGCGCGGTCACCGAACTGTTTTCCGGCATCTGGGACAGCATCAAGGTCCCGGCACTGGTGATGTCCGGCACGCTGCGCAGCCTGTTTGACTGGTTTCCGCTGGACGAGATCAAAAAGCGTTGGGAGCCGATCACCGAATGGTTCAGCCAATGGTGGGACAAGCTGCAAGGCGTCGTCGCGCCGATCAAGGAATTCTTTGCCGGTGGTTTCGGCAGCCTTGTCGCCAGCGTGACTGGCAAGGTCGAGGGCCTGACCGAGGCGCAAGAAAAAACCAATGCCGAAGGCAACGGTAAGTTTGCGCCGGCGTTTTTTGGCACCGATACCGAGCAACCACAAAGCCTGTCAGTGCGGCCCGGTAATCTGCCGCACACACCCTCGATGCAGCCTGGCTCCCTGACACAAAACTCCAGCGCCCTGATTCAGCAAAGCGCCGCCAACAGCCGCACACAACTCGAAGGCGGCCTGACCGTGCGCTTCGAAAATGCGCCGGCCGGCATGCGCACCGATCAGCCGCAAAGCAATCAACCGGCGCTGGCGCTCAATTCGCGCATCGGCTACCGCACACTGTCCCTTGGAGGTTCCAATGAGCTGGCGTGATCGTTTGATGCCGGCGTCGTTTCGCGGCGTCCGGTTCTGGGTCGATCAGGCGAAAAACCCGGTCGGCCAAAAGGGCCAGTTGCACGAGTACCCGCAGCGGGATCTGCCGTATTTCGAGGGCCTTGGCCTGCAGGCGAAGATTCACGATTTGACCGCATTTATCGTTGGCCCCGATTGCCTGGAGCAGCGCGACAAACTGCTCAAGGCGCTGGAGCAGGGCAGTGGTGAGCTGGTTCACCCGTGGCTGGGACGTCTGCAGGTCAAGGTCGGCGAATGCGACATGACTCACACCCGCCAGGACGGCGGGCTGGTGACCTTTACCCTGAAGTTTTACCCCGATCTACCGGTGCCGTTTCCGACGGCGGCGGTCAGCACGCAGAAGCTATTGCTGGTGTCCGCCGACAGCCTGCTGGGCTCCGCGGTGAAGCGTTTCGAAGATGCGATGACCTTGATCAAGGCTGCGCGGATCGGCATTGCCAACCTGCGCAACAGCATCAAGGAGGCTTACGAGGTGATTCAGCAACACCTTCAGCCGTTGATCGATGAGTACCAGCAGATCAGCGATCTGGTCAAAGCCGTCAAGGAGCTGCCCAAGGATGTGGCGGAGGAATTCAAGGGATTGATCGGCGACATCAACGAACTGAAAGACTTCGCCCGTGAAGGTTATCGTGGCGTGATTGCCAACGTCTCCCAGCAGGTCGAAGCCATCAAGAAGGCCGATGCGCCGAAGCTGACCACTGGCAAAGACACCACTGCTGCGGCCCAGGCGCTGACCAATCTGGTGCAGGACACCTTGATTGTGCAAGTGGCCCAGTGGGTCGCGTCGATGCCGGTGGCTTCGCAGGCAGTCAAGCGGGTCACCAACCTGCCGGTCGGGCATCAGGCTGTGCAACCGACCACGCATCAGGACGTTCCGGTGGTCGACGATTTAGAGGCCTTGCGCGCGGCACTTGAGGAAGTGTTCAAGCTGCCCGAGGCCAAGGCTGATCCCGCGCACTATCTGGCGATGAGCAATCTGCGTCAGGCCCTTCGGGCGCATTTGAAAGCGGTCGCGTCGTCGGGCGTTCGACTGGTCAGCAAGTCTTTCAAGCAAAGCCTTCCGGGGCTTGTGGTGATCTATCAGCAAAGTGGAGACGCCACGCGAATCGCTGAAGTACTACAGCGCAACGGCATTATTCATCCGGGGTTTCTCCCGCTGGACGACGTGAAAGTCCTGGGGGAATAGACCATGAATGAACTCGACAACAGCGTGTTGCTGACCGTTGACGGTCTGGAGTATGGCGGCTGGAAAAGCGTTGAAATCACTGCAGACCTCGAGCGTCAGTTTCGCACCTTCAAGCTCGACATCACCTGGCAATGGCCGGGGCAGACGGTCGACCGACCCATTCGTCCGGGTGCGCCCTGCCAAGTGCGAATCGGCTGCGATCTGGTGCTCAGCGGGTATGTGTTCAAGGCGCCGGTCAGCTATGACGGGCGGCAGATCAGCCTGAGCATCGGAGGCAGTTCGAAGACTCAGGACCTGGTGGACTGCGCGGCGATCAACACGCCCAACCAATGGCATCAGCAATCGTTACTCAGCATCGTCGAAGCGCTGGCCGCGCCCTATGCCGGGAAAGTGGTCAGCGAAATCCCGGAAACCACGCGGCTCGGCAGCCACACCATCGTGCCGGGGGAAACGGTCTTTCAGTCGATCGACCGCTTGCTCACGCTGTTTCGGGTGTTTTCCACCGATGACGCTGAAGGTCGGGTAGTACTGGCCCGGCCGGGCAGCGGTGGGCGAGCCAGTGATGTGCTTGAGCTGGGCAAGAACATTCTGTCGGCCAACGCGCCGATGGACTTCAGCCAGGTGTTCTCCGAGTACCGGGTGATTGGCCAGCACAAGGGCGGCGACGAGAAGAGCGGTGCGGCCGTGAGCGAAGTGTCCGGGACCTCCACCGACCCGATCATCGGACGCAAACGTGTGACGGTGATCAGCGAAAGCGCGCAATTGACCCCGGAACTGGCGCAACAACGTGCCGATTGGGAAAGCGGTATTCGCGTCGGCAAGGCTGGCACCACGACCTATCGGGTACAAGGCTGGCGGCAGTCCAACGGTGATTTGTGGAAGCACAACACCTTGGTGCGGGTGATCGACAAGGTATTGGGTTTTGACCACGACATGCTGATCTCCAAGGTGACGTACTCGCTGTCCGAACAGGGCTCGGTCACCACGCTGCAAGTGGCGCCGCCTTACACCTTCGATGCGAATCCGATGCCTCCCAAAACCTGACTCCCCGCCAAGCCTCGCTCCTACAAGGTAATCAATATGAGCCTACTGACACGCCTCCTGGCGCGCGGCACTGTCGTGCTCGCCAACTCGGCCACCAAGCTTCAATCCCTACAAATGCGCCTCACCGCCGGCGAAGTGAACGACGACATGGAGCACTTCGAACCCTACGGGTTCACCAGTAATCCGCTGGCCGGCGCTGAAGGTATCGCGACGTTTCTGGGCGGCGATCGTTCCCACGCCATCGTGCTGGTGGTCGCCGACCGCCGCTATCGCCTCAAGGCACTGGCCCAGGGCGAAGTGGCGATCTACACCGACGAAGGCGACAAGATCCACTTCAAGCGCGGACGAATCATCGACATCGAAACCGCCACCCTGAACATCCGCGCCAGCACGGCCGTAAACATCGACACACCGACCCTGAGCCAGACCGGCAAGATCGTCTCTCAGGGCGATCAGATTGCCGGTGGCATCAGCCAGATCAAGCACGTGCACGTCGGCGTGCAGGCGGGCAACGGCCAGACCGGCGTGCCGGCGGGAGGCCAGTGATGTTTATCAGCCAAAACCTCCACGCCGCACTGACCCGTTCAGTGCTGATCAGCCTGTTCACCTGGCGCCGCGCCGCCGATGACGATGCCCTCGATGACGAAGAACGTTTCGGCTGGTGGGGCGACACCTTTCCTACGGTCGCGGACGACCGTATCGGCTCACGCCTGTGGCTGCTGCGGCGGGTCAAGCTGACCCGACAGACCCAGATGGACGCCGAGTTCTATGCTCGCGAAGCCTTGCAGTGGCTGATCGACGACGGCCACTGCAGCGCCATCGACATCATCAGCGAACGCCTCGACGCTCAGCGCCTGAACCTGCGCACGGTCCTGACCCTGGCCGACGGCGAGCGCCTGGACATCAACCCTGATAACAGTTGGCAGGTGATCTATGCCGTTTGAAACCCCTTCGCTGCCGGTGCTGATCAAGCGCACCCAAAGCGACCTGGCCAGCGATTCGCTGCGCCAGTCCGATGCGCAAGTGCTGGCCCGCACCCTCGGTGGCGCCGCCTATGGCCTGTATGGCTATCTGAACTGGATTGCCGAGCAGATCCTCCCGGACAAGGCCGATGAGTCGACCCTGGAACGGATCGCCGCACTGCGTCTGAACCAGCCGCGCAAAGCTGCACAATCGGCCAGTGGCAGCGTCAGCTTTACCGCCAGCGCTGGCGCTGTGCTGGACGTCGATACTCTTCTGCAATCGAGTGATGGTCGCACTTACAAAGTCACTTCCACCCGCACCACCAGCAATGGTCTAAACAGCACCACCATCGCCGCGCTCGACGCCGGCAGCCTCGGGAATGCCGACGCCGGCATGACGCTGATTCCGGTGCAGCCGATTCTGGGCATTATCGGCAACAGCTTCACGGTGCTGGCGCCGGGGTTGACCGGCGGTATCGCTCGGGAAAGCCTGGAGTCCCTGCGGTCCCGGGTGATTCGTTCTTACCGGGTCATTCCTCACGGCGGTGCGGCGCAAGACTACGAAACCTGGGCGCTTGAATGTCCTGGGGTGACCCGTGCCTGGTGTCGCGGCAGCTATCCCGGCCCCGGCATTGTCAGTCTGTACATCATGCGGGACGACGATGCGCAACCCGTCCCCAATCCCGAGCAACTGGCTGAAGTCCAGGCCTATATCGAACCTCTGCGGCCAGTCACCGCCGAGTTGCGTGTGCTGCCACCGGTACAAGCGCCGGTGACTTACCGACTGAGCCTGAAGCCCGACACCACGGCCGTACGCGCCGCCGTTGAGGCGCAACTGCGCGATCTGCATAACCGCGAAGGAGGCCTGGGCGACACCCTGCTGGTGAGTCACATCCGTGAAGCCATCAGCAGCGCAACCGGTGAAAGTGATCACGATCTCAAATCTCCTACCGCCGATGTCGAAGCCGAGAGCAACCAGTTGCTGACCTTCGGAGGTTGCGTATGGCAGTAATCAGAACCGCCGCGCAATACCAGGCCCAACTGCGCAGCCTGCTACCCAGCGGCCCCGCGTGGGACCCCGAGCGGGTCCCGGAACTCGAAGAAGTCCTTGAAGGCGTCGCCCAGGAACTGGCCCGCCTCGACGCTCGCGCCGCTGACCTGCTCAACGAAATGGACCCGGCGGGCGTCAGCGAACTGGTGCCGGATTGGGAGCGGGTGATGAACCTGCCCGACCCGTGCCTGGGCGCGACGCCACTGTTCGACGACCGCCGCCTCGCCGTACGCCGTCGACTGCTGGCGGTTGGCAGCCAGGCCATCAGCTACTACGTCGAGATCGCCAAGAGTCAGGGGTACCCGAACGCCACCATCACCGAGCTTGAAGTCCCGCGAATGGGACGGGCCCGGTTTGGCCAGGCGCATTTCGGAACATGGCAGGCGCATTTCATGTGGACGCTGAACACCGGTGGCCGCCTGCTGCTGGGCCGACGTTTCGGCGCCAGTTACTGGGGCGAACGCTTCGGTATGAACCCGGGTTCTGCACTGGAATGCCAGATCCATCGCAGCGCCCCGGCGCATACCAAGGTGCACATCAATTATGACTAGGGAGTAGAGAGATGGACTATCCGAAAAGTGTGCCCAGCGCCGGGTTGGTGAATGGGAAGTTTGTGGATGAGAACCCGTTGATGGGGACGCCGGGGTCGTTGATTCCGGCGGACTGGGGGAATGGGGTAACGCAGGAGATTGTGAATGTCATCAAGGCCGGGGATCTGACTCCGGATGAGACGAAGTTCGACCAATTGCTGCAGGCCATTCAGAGCGTTTCGGCCAAGGGCTGGAATCTGGATTCGGCGTTGCCGATCGGCTCTCTGCCGTCGGCCACCGTGGCGACGGCGGATGGGCGTTTGCCGGTGACCCCTGCGGCGGTTTCGACCAGTGGCGGCCGGGTGTCGATTCCGGTGGGAGTGTTGGTCAGCATTGGCCAGGAAGTCGTCGCGGGGCAGTTGGGCAGGGCGCGGACGTTTACTACCCAAGCGTGGAGCAGTGCGGATTTGATGCCGACCTCCAGCTACTTTCTTCGGGCGCAGGTGATCGGTGGGGCGCTGACCTTTTACATGCAGCGCGGAACAATCTATGACGCCGCGCCCGAAGGTTTGAAGGGCACTGTCAATGGCGGGGCGGGGGGCGGTTTTCAGTCCACGCCACTGGACCTCTGCATTGCTTGGGTGGTGACGGCTGCGCCGGGTTCCGTGCCGGTCATCAGGCCGATCTACAATCGTAATCGGTTGGCGTGGACGCAAACTGTCAACGGCAACGGTGTGGTTTACCTACCTCTGGATCCTCATGCCCGGGCGGCACGTCTGGTGGTGGGGAACCCGACGCCTTCGGCGACGGAGATCTCCGGGGTGTCGTTTGCGCCAACAGGTTGGGTTGGTGGCAACTACTGCTTTCTCTCACCGGCGCTGACCACCAGTTCCAATCACGATGGTGGTTGGACGACTCCGATGCCGTGCGTGATCTTCACCAATAACTTTGTCAACGACGCCACGGTCACGACCCTGACCGCCAGTTTCGACCATTCGCAATTGCGCTCGTTGTGGCAGTCCTACCAGGCCGAACACATGCTCGGTTCGACCAGCGCCGTCAGCGATGAATTGCTGTTCAGTATGGGGATCAAGAACCACCCCGTGTCTGATTACGCCACTGGAATCGCGGTCAACTTCTCGGCGGCAGTCAATGTCAGTCTTTCTTGGGAGTTGATTCGATGAACGTTATTCAAGAGCTTCATCAGTTCGAGGACGGTCTGCGTCCTGCACAACCTTCTGTCGTCCATGACTGGGACGGTGAAAAATGGGTGCTGGACGCCGCGAAAATCGCTCTGTTGGAACAACAGGAAACCGAACGCCTGTGCGCCGAAGTCGATGCTGCTGCAGACAAAGCACGCACTGCTCTGGCCGGTGATCCACTCAAAGCCATGGAGTACGCCCAAGCCGCCGTCGACGCCCAAGCCTATAAGGACGCGGGCTACCCGAAAAAAGACGTGCCGATGGCCGTCTCCGCATGGGTCGTTAAAGGCCGGACGGCCAAGCAGGCCGCTGAGCAGATCCTGAGCAAAGCCGCACAGCTGAGCGACAATCTGCTGACCCTGCGCACCTTGCGCCTCAAGGCCAAAATGCAAATCCGCGCGTACGCGGCCAAGGGCAAGATAGATCTGGCCCGCAGCGCTGGCGATGAAGCATTGGTGGCTATTCGTGAATTCGTCAGCGGCATGGCTGACTAGGCGAGAACCCTTCAACTCCCCTGTTCTGGCCCACGTATTCGTGGGCTTTTTTTTCTTGAAAAAAAATCGTGGACGCGATTGCACCGCTAACTGCGTCGACACGGACCATTTGTCATTTTAGAGGAACGATAGACGTATGGACTATCCAAAAAGCGTGCCTAGCGTCGGGCTGGTCAATGGCCGGTTTGTCGATGAAAACCCGGTGGCCGGGACGCCGGGATCGTTGATTCCGGCAGTATGGGGAAACAGTGTAACCGAAGAGCTTCTGGCCGTTATTACAGCGGCCGGAATGACGCCATCCGAGGGTGTTAACGATCAATTGTTGGTGGCCTTGAAGACGCTCCTGAATTTGGCCAGTCCCATGTCTTCGCGGGTGACTGAAGTATCGACATCAAAGGCGTTGATGCCAGAAGAGTTGGGGCTGGTACTGATTAACGCCAGCGCGACGGAGACGACTATTACCCTGCCGGCAGCAAGTTCGTTGTCAGGTGTTCGGGATGTCGTTGTTCGACGGACTGACAACGGTGTTAACCGCTTGGTAGTACAGGCCTCAGGTAATGATCGAATCAAGTTCCACACTCACTTGTCGCCGAACGGATACCCGTTTCTGGTTTTGATGGGGGCGGGTGATTGGTGGCACTTACGAAGCGATGGAGCGAGCAATTGGTGGCCCGTCGGGCGCTTCGATGCAACGCCATTGGGAAGGATTGTTCTTGAGACGACAACCGCGTTCAGTGCTGGTGGTTATGGCGCGTTGAACAGCAGAGAGTTTCTTCGCTCCGAATGGCCCTGGCTTTGGGATCACGCCGTTCAGTCCGGAATGTTGCGCGCAGAAGTTGACCGCGCCGGAGGTTGGAGCAGTGGCGATGGGATCAAGACGTTCCGCGCCCCGGAAGTTCGAGGTGAGTTTATCCGCGTTCTCGATGAACAACGTGGTGTCGATACTGCGCGCGCAGCCGGCACTTGGCAGACGGGTACCCACATCACGGGTGATAACGGCGCCGCTCCAGCGGTTCAGGGTATTGCCAACATCGCGACAGTAGGGGCTGACCCAACATCCTTTACCGGTCTCTGTTACTACGTATCCGCCACCATGACCGAGAATCTGGGCAGTACTTACTGGGGGATGACTCGCCCCAGGAACATTGCTTATCCAGGTCGATTGAAACTAATTTGAGGGGCATATGGCTTATTACTATTTAAATGAAAGCTCTCAAGAGTTGACCGGTCCTGTCGAGTTACCGGTCATTCCTGGTATGGGCGTTGTCTTGCCGGGCAATGCGATCGAGTTGCCGGAAGTTCTGCCACCCGCCGAAACCGGTTATGTATGGGTTTGGCGTAACGGTGCCGCTTCGCAACTGATCGATCTACGCAACCGCCCGGTGTATCGCAAAGACACAGGCGGCCTTCAATTCTGGTACGAGTTGGGCCCGTTGCCTGACTATCTGACCGTCAAGCCTCGCCCCGGCGAATACGATGTTTGGCTGAATGATGACTGGGCGCTGGACTTGGCTGCCGAACGAACAGGCAAAACCGCTCAAGCCGGCGCCGAGCGAGACAATCGTCTGCGTGAGATGGTTATTCGCGTCGCACCGCTGCAATACGGCTATGAACTGGGTGAGGCCACCAATGTTCAACTGGCCACTCTGCAAGAGTGGAAACGCTATACGCTCAAGTTGATGAACATTGAACAGCAACCGGACTTCCCACTGATCATTGACTGGCCGGCTTCACCTGTCAGCGTCGTAGCCGTATAAACCCTGAAACTTATTAATAACTGGAAGTGCAGTCTTGTGTTGCCAGCACGCGGCTGCCTGCAAAATACCAACGGAAGGATATACCGTGGATTATCCCAATAGCGTCCCCAGCACAGGTCTGGTGGACGGCAAGTTTGTCGATGAAAACCTGATTACGGGGACTCCGGGCTCTTTGATCCCAGCCAGCTGGGGTAACGGTGTCACTCTGGAGTTGTTGAAAGTCATCGAGGCTGCCGGTATCAAACCGTCAGAGGCGAGTAACGATCAACTGTTGACGGCGTTGCGCAGTAACAAGCTGTTTGTGACCGCGCCACAGTTCGACAGCGATCAGTCGGTCGCCACCACTGAATTTGTGACCCGCAGCGGTTTACAGTTTTCAGGTTTCAACGTCTTTCCCGCGAGCGCTGCGTTGACCGCAGCCAACGTGGGCGGGGTGGTGAGTTTTGCCAGCGCCACGCCGATCACGGCGACGTTGCCGTCCATCAATGGACTTGCCCATGCCAGCACGATCCATGTCATCAACGCCGGAAACGGCGTGCTGACCATCAACCCGGCTGGCGCCGAAGTCATCGAGACCTGTAACAGCACGTTCGGGCCGGTCAAGCTCGGCGTCGGTGACTCCGCGCACTTCATCAAGCTGAGTAACGAGTGGCGCTTGTATGGGGGCTCGGTTAGCGACAAGTATGCATCGTCCTTCTCCGGCGTCTACGGCAACGTCGGTTACCAGAAGTATCCCAGTGGAAACATTGAACAATGGGGCGTTGGCACCACGGATGCCAATGGCGATGTCTATATCACTTTCCCGATCTCGTTCCCGACGTCTTTTTCTTCGCTCGTGGCCACCCATGTGGGTGGCGACGGGGCGATGGTCATCCTGGTCGGGGGCACCGGGACCAAACAGGGCTGCCGCCTGAAGGTTCGGAGTTTTTCCGGTCAGGTGCAGGCGGGATGGAGCGTGAATTATTTTGCAAAGGGCTATTGAATGAACGCGTTCAATGTTTTGTTTAGCGCAAGTACTTGCGGTGTTTATGTTCCAGGAATCAATGCGTCGGATATCCCTTCCGATGTCATAGAAATCCCCCAGGCTTATTGGATTTCGTTACTCCAACAGTTGGCTGTAGCCCCGAAAATGATTTCGGTGCGGGCCGATAATGGCTATCCCGTTCTTACGGATACACCGCCTCTTGTGCCGGAGGAAGCAGCGAAGGCCGAGCGACTTTGGCGTGATGCTCAGCTATTGGCCACCGACAGTATGGTCGCCCGCGACAGGGACGAACTGGAGGACGGCGGTGGCACGACGCTGACCACCGAGCAATACGCTGAGTTGCAGGCCTATCGCCGTGCACTTCGGGATTGGCCGCAAGGGTCGTTTTTTCCTTTCGCTGAACATCGACCCACCACGCCACTTTGGCTGAGTGGATATCTTTGACACGAACCAGACACTTGTCAGGGCCTGGGGGCTATATGACCGTTACGCAGCAACATCTACAGATCGTTATGCCCAACGCCCGCCACCAAGCGGGCGTTTTCATTTCCGTCCTGAACACAGCCATGGCTCACCGCAACATCAACACCCCCAAACGCATTGCCGCCTTCCTCGCGCAAGTCGGTCACGAATCGGGGCAGTTGCAGTACGTACGTGAGTTGGGGAGCGCTCAGTACTTGAGCAAGTACGACACTGGCGCGCTGGCTGCGCGCTTGGGAAATACACCGGAGCCTGACGGTGACGGTCAGAAATACCGTGGCCGAGGCCTGATTCAGATCACTGGTCGCGACAATTACCGTCAGTGCAGTCTCGGACTCTTCGGTGATGATCGTTTACTGTTTTTGCCAGAACTACTGGAACAACCGCAATGGGCCGCCGAATCGGCCGCGTGGTTCTGGGAGCAAAATGGCTTCAATGAACTGGCCGACCGCGACCAGTTCAACAGCATCACCCGCCGCATCAACGGCGGCCTGAACGGTTTGCAGGATCGCTTGCAACTCTGGGCGCGGGCGAGGGCGGTGTTATGCCAGTCTTCGGTTTGATGCCGATGTCTTACCGCGTCATTGGCGTTGTTGTTTTTCTGGCTGTGTTGGCCGGTGGCTCGGCGGCGCTGGCCTGGCGCTTTCAGGATTGGCGTTATGGCGGGCAACTGGCGGAACAGGCCAAGCTGCACGCCGAGGCACTGAATCAGCTGACCCTGGCAACCGCGACGCAGCAACAGGCCGAGCAGCACGAGCATCTGGCGCTGGAGCAGCGGCTGTCGGCCAGCGAACAAACCCATTATCGAGCGCTTAGCGATGCCCAACGTGATCAAGGTCGCCTGCGCGATCGTCTTGCCACTGCTGATGTGCGCTTGTCAGTCCTCCTCGATGCCCATGACGCCGCCTCTTTCTGTGCCGTGCCAACCGCCTCCGGAGCCAGCCGCGTGGATCATGGAGTCGCACGCGCCCGACTTGACCCGGCGCATGCTCAGCGAATTATCGCCATCACCGACGCGGGGGACCGCGGACTGATTGCCTTGCAGG
It encodes:
- a CDS encoding lysis system i-spanin subunit Rz, giving the protein MPVFGLMPMSYRVIGVVVFLAVLAGGSAALAWRFQDWRYGGQLAEQAKLHAEALNQLTLATATQQQAEQHEHLALEQRLSASEQTHYRALSDAQRDQGRLRDRLATADVRLSVLLDAHDAASFCAVPTASGASRVDHGVARARLDPAHAQRIIAITDAGDRGLIALQACQAYIRALAR
- a CDS encoding phage tail assembly chaperone, which translates into the protein MNAFNVLFSASTCGVYVPGINASDIPSDVIEIPQAYWISLLQQLAVAPKMISVRADNGYPVLTDTPPLVPEEAAKAERLWRDAQLLATDSMVARDRDELEDGGGTTLTTEQYAELQAYRRALRDWPQGSFFPFAEHRPTTPLWLSGYL
- a CDS encoding gp53-like domain-containing protein, with protein sequence MDYPNSVPSTGLVDGKFVDENLITGTPGSLIPASWGNGVTLELLKVIEAAGIKPSEASNDQLLTALRSNKLFVTAPQFDSDQSVATTEFVTRSGLQFSGFNVFPASAALTAANVGGVVSFASATPITATLPSINGLAHASTIHVINAGNGVLTINPAGAEVIETCNSTFGPVKLGVGDSAHFIKLSNEWRLYGGSVSDKYASSFSGVYGNVGYQKYPSGNIEQWGVGTTDANGDVYITFPISFPTSFSSLVATHVGGDGAMVILVGGTGTKQGCRLKVRSFSGQVQAGWSVNYFAKGY
- a CDS encoding glycoside hydrolase family 19 protein, which encodes MTVTQQHLQIVMPNARHQAGVFISVLNTAMAHRNINTPKRIAAFLAQVGHESGQLQYVRELGSAQYLSKYDTGALAARLGNTPEPDGDGQKYRGRGLIQITGRDNYRQCSLGLFGDDRLLFLPELLEQPQWAAESAAWFWEQNGFNELADRDQFNSITRRINGGLNGLQDRLQLWARARAVLCQSSV